The following are encoded together in the Deltaproteobacteria bacterium genome:
- a CDS encoding polymer-forming cytoskeletal protein, whose protein sequence is MFGRGKSKEKEPLENQMNGFIGKGMSIEGRLNFEGSIRIDGDFKGEIDSDGLLIIGEGALVEAVISVGSAIICGEVRGDIDVSSKVELKKPAHIHGNIKTQSIVIEDGVVYEGHCIMKGESLSTESS, encoded by the coding sequence ATGTTTGGCAGGGGCAAGAGTAAAGAAAAAGAGCCTTTAGAAAATCAGATGAATGGATTTATCGGTAAAGGTATGTCTATAGAGGGTAGATTGAATTTTGAAGGTTCTATAAGGATAGACGGTGATTTTAAGGGAGAGATAGATTCTGATGGACTACTAATCATCGGTGAAGGTGCCTTAGTAGAGGCTGTCATAAGTGTAGGTTCTGCAATAATATGCGGTGAGGTAAGAGGAGATATTGATGTAAGTAGTAAAGTGGAATTAAAAAAACCTGCGCATATACACGGCAACATCAAGACACAAAGCATTGTTATAGAAGATGGGGTTGTATATGAGGGGCATTGTATAATGAAGGGTGAATCTTTAAGCACAGAATCATCCTAA
- a CDS encoding adenylyltransferase/cytidyltransferase family protein, with product MLTQTTLKDCVKKLQKKRERIVFTNGCFDIIHAGHVRYLKKAKELGDVLVVGLNSEQILQRQKAA from the coding sequence ATACTAACACAAACAACCCTTAAAGACTGTGTAAAGAAATTACAAAAAAAGAGGGAAAGGATTGTCTTTACCAACGGCTGTTTTGATATAATTCATGCAGGGCATGTCAGGTATCTTAAAAAAGCAAAAGAACTTGGCGATGTGCTTGTAGTGGGTTTAAACAGTGAACAGATATTGCAAAGGCAAAAGGCGGCATAA